From the genome of Candidatus Bathyarchaeota archaeon, one region includes:
- a CDS encoding PfkB family carbohydrate kinase: MFDLVTVGHFVIDLIISPRIPCPKTTLGGPAAFVSLAANKLGANVSVVSKVGKDFQKHLAWLHQKNVDLSQVKIVENAFTTAFLLTYDNGKRKLQLKNRAPQIFSKDISTSLRARAIHAAPVANELSVEVIRKLRSRTPLLSVDPQGFLREFDETGGVRLKKLSDMSFLQNCDAFKSTIQEIKLMTGHAKIRTAMKRIHKCGVKIVLVTMGKKGILAHFGEKFYHIPACKPKILKDPTGAGDVFIGAFLAEYIRSREPLWCCCVGSAAASFIIEDVGSRRFGEKSEVYERATKIYEKGIKPLPDDTVV, translated from the coding sequence GTGTTTGACCTAGTTACAGTCGGCCATTTTGTAATTGATCTAATAATTTCGCCGAGAATACCCTGTCCAAAAACAACATTGGGTGGCCCCGCTGCCTTTGTTTCTCTAGCAGCAAATAAGCTAGGTGCAAACGTAAGCGTAGTTTCTAAGGTAGGAAAGGACTTTCAGAAACATCTTGCATGGCTTCACCAAAAAAATGTAGACTTGTCGCAGGTGAAGATTGTGGAAAACGCCTTCACAACAGCTTTCTTACTCACGTATGACAATGGGAAACGAAAACTTCAACTGAAAAATAGAGCGCCTCAAATTTTCTCAAAAGATATATCCACCTCTCTACGCGCCAGAGCGATTCACGCAGCACCAGTGGCAAACGAGCTATCGGTAGAAGTGATTCGAAAGCTGAGAAGCAGGACGCCGTTATTATCCGTTGACCCTCAAGGATTTCTGCGGGAATTCGACGAGACAGGTGGTGTGAGACTAAAAAAGTTGAGCGATATGAGCTTTCTCCAAAACTGTGACGCTTTCAAATCGACAATTCAAGAAATTAAATTGATGACTGGACATGCTAAAATTAGAACTGCAATGAAAAGGATTCATAAATGCGGCGTGAAAATAGTCTTGGTTACGATGGGCAAGAAAGGGATACTAGCACATTTTGGCGAAAAATTCTATCATATTCCCGCCTGCAAACCCAAAATACTCAAAGACCCAACAGGCGCTGGCGACGTTTTCATTGGTGCCTTTCTAGCGGAGTACATTCGTAGCAGAGAGCCTTTGTGGTGTTGCTGTGTCGGTTCAGCTGCCGCATCCTTTATCATAGAAGATGTTGGTTCTCGGCGTTTCGGTGAAAAGAGTGAAGTCTACGAGAGGGCAACTAAAATATATGAGAAGGGAATTAAGCCATTGCCAGATGATACTGTTGTTTAG
- a CDS encoding 30S ribosomal protein S26e translates to MPVKRKSRGRSKGGKGKSALVQCSGCGELVPRDKAKRVSKRVSMVDYALAKELRQKGAYIAAPVDTKYYCVSCAVHHGVVKVRAKNERKRRRGKRY, encoded by the coding sequence TTGCCAGTTAAGCGAAAAAGCCGCGGAAGATCAAAAGGCGGCAAAGGAAAAAGCGCGTTGGTTCAGTGCAGTGGCTGCGGTGAACTCGTGCCTCGTGACAAGGCTAAGCGTGTTTCAAAGAGAGTTTCAATGGTGGATTATGCCTTAGCTAAGGAACTACGGCAAAAAGGCGCTTACATCGCTGCACCTGTGGATACAAAGTATTACTGTGTTTCATGCGCCGTACATCATGGTGTGGTGAAAGTGCGAGCTAAAAACGAGCGAAAACGACGCCGAGGGAAGAGATACTAA